A region from the Aegilops tauschii subsp. strangulata cultivar AL8/78 chromosome 5, Aet v6.0, whole genome shotgun sequence genome encodes:
- the LOC109763000 gene encoding pre-mRNA-processing-splicing factor 8A, with protein MWNGAPPPPPMAAAPPPPGTVGAVPAPPPQSAAPPQAGQPLTPAELEAQLVEKARKWHQLNSKRYGDKRKFGFVEAQKEDMPPEHVRKIIRDHGDMSSKKYRHDKRVYLGALKFVPHAVYKLLENMPMPWEQVRDVKILYHITGAITFVNEIPWVVEPIYLAQWGSMWIMMRREKRDRRHFKRMRFPPFDDEEPPLDYADNLLDVEPLEAIQLELDPEEDGAVYKWFYDHKPLVKTKLINGPSYRKWHLSLPIMATLYRLAGQLLSDLIDRNYFYLFDMESFFTAKALNMCIPGGPKFEPLYRDMEKGDEDWNEFNDINKLIIRQPLRTEYRIAFPHLYNNRPRKVRLCIYHTPMIMYIKTEDPDLPAFYYDPLINPITSTSKIDRCEKKASEEEDEDDFSLPDGVDPLLKETPLYTDTTAAGISLLFAPKPFNMRSGRTRRAEDIPLVSEWFKEHCPPAYPVKVRVSYQKLLKCYVLNELHHRPPKAQKKKHLFRSLQATKFFQTTELDWAEAGLQVCKQGYNMLNLLIHRKNLNYLHLDYNFNLKPVKTLTTKERKKSRFGNAFHLCREILRLTKLVVDANIQFRLGNVDAFQLADGLQYIFSHVGQLTGMYRYKYRLMRQIRMCKDLKHLIYYRFNTGPVGKGPGCGFWAPMWRVWLFFLRGIVPLLERWLGNLLARQFEGRHSKGVAKTVTKQRVESHFDLELRAAVMHDVLDAMPEGIKQNKARTILQHLSEAWRCWKANIPWKVPGLPVPIENMILRYVKSKADWWTNVAHYNRERIRRGATVDKTVCRKNLGRLTRLWLKAEQERQHNYLKDGPYVTPEEAVAIYTTTVHWLESRKFSPIPFPPLSYKHDTKLLILALERLKESYSVAVRLNQLQREELGLIEQAYDNPHEALSRIKRHLLTQRAFKEVGIEFMDLYSYLIPVYEIEPLEKITDAYLDQYLWYEGDKRHLFPNWVKPADSEPPPLLVYKWCQGINNLQDIWDTSDGQCVVMLQTKFEKFFEKIDLTLLNRLLRLVLDHNIADYVTAKNNVVLSYKDMSHTNSYGLIRGLQFASFVVQYYGLVLDLLLLGLTRASEIAGPPQMPNEFLTYTDTKVETRHPIRLYSRYIDKVHIMFRFTHEEARDLIQRYLTEHPDPNNENMVGYNNKKCWPRDARMRLMKHDVNLGRSVFWDMKNRLPRSITTLEWENGFVSVYSKDNPNLLFSMSGFEVRILPKIRMTQEAFSNTKDGVWNLQNEQTKERTAIAFLRVDDEHMKVFENRVRQILMSSGSTTFTKIVNKWNTALIGLMTYFREATVHTQELLDLLVKCENKIQTRIKIGLNSKMPSRFPPVIFYTPKEIGGLGMLSMGHILIPQSDLRYSKQTDVGVTHFRSGMSHEEDQLIPNLYRYIQPWESEFIDSQRVWAEYALKRQEAQSQNRRLTLEDLEDSWDRGIPRINTLFQKDRHTLAYDKGWRVRTDFKQYQVLKQNPFWWTHQRHDGKLWNLNNYRTDVIQALGGVEGILEHTLFKGTYFPTWEGLFWEKASGFEESMKYKKLTNAQRSGLNQIPNRRFTLWWSPTINRANVYVGFQVQLDLTGIFMHGKIPTLKISLIQIFRAHLWQKVHESVVMDLCQVLDQELDALEIETVQKETIHPRKSYKMNSSCADVLLFAAHRWQMSKPSLVSESKDVFDQKASNKYWIDVQLRWGDYDSHDIERYTRAKFMDYTTDNMSIYPSPTGVMIGLDLAYNLHSAFGNWFPGSKPLLQQAMNKIMKSNPALYVLRERIRKGLQLYSSEPTEPYLSSQNYGEIFSNQIIWFVDDTNVYRVTIHKTFEGNLTTKPINGAIFIFNPRTGQLFLKVIHTSVWAGQKRLGQLAKWKTAEEVAALVRSLPVEEQPKQIIVTRKGMLDPLEVHLLDFPNIVIKGSELQLPFQACLKIEKFGDLILKATEPQMVLYNIYDDWLKSISSYTAFSRLVLILRALHVNNEKAKMLLKPDKTIVTEPHHIWPSLTDEQWLKVECALRDLILSDYAKKNNVNTSALTQSEIRDIILGAEIAPPSQQRQQIAEIEKQSRETPQLNAVTTRTTNVHGDELIITTTSPYEQAAFASKTDWRVRAISATNLYLRVNHIYVNSDDIKETGYTYIMPKNILKKFICISDLRTQVAGFLYGLSPQDNPQVKEIRCISIPPQHGTHQMVTLPANLPEHEFLADLEPLGWMHTQPNEAPQLSPQDLTSHAKILENNKQWDGEKCIILTCSFTPGSCSLTAYKLTPSGYEWGRSNKDNGSNPHGYLPTHYEKVQMLLSDRFLGFYMVPDNAPWNYNFMGVKHDPLMKYSMKLGTPRDFYHEDHRPTHFLEFSNIEEGEVAEGDREDTFS; from the exons ATGTGGAacggcgcgccgccgccgccgccgatggcggccgcgcctcctcctccgggCACGGTCGGCGCTGTTCCGGCCCCTCCCCCGCagtccgccgcgccgccgcagGCAGGCCAGCCGCTCACGCCGGCAGAGCTCGAGGCGCAGCTCGTGGAGAAGGCCCGCAAGTGGCACCAGCTCAACTCCAAGCGCTACGGCGACAAGCGCAAGTTCGGCTTTGTCGAGGCGCAGAAGGAGGACATGCCCCCCGAGCACGTGCGAAAAATCATCAG GGACCATGGGGACATGTCTTCGAAGAAGTACAGGCATGACAAGCGTGTTTATCTTGGAGCACTCAAGTTTGTACCTCATGCCGTTTACAAACTACTGGAGAATATGCCGATGCCCTGGGAACAG GTTCGGGATGTTAAGATCTTGTACCATATCACCGGTGCCATAACCTTCGTAAATGAGATCCCGTGGGTAGTTGAGCCCATTTACCTGGCGCAG TGGGGCTCAATGTGGATCATGATGCGAAGGGAGAAGAGAGATAGGCGGCATTTCAAAAGAATGCGCTTTCCTCCATTTGATGACGAGGAACCTCCACTGGATTATGCTGATAATTTGTTGGATGTTGAACCGTTGGAGGCTATACAATTGGAGTTGGACCCAGAGGAAGATGGAGCTGTGTATAAATGGTTTTATGATCACAAGCCTCTGGTGAAGACTAAGCTTATAAACGGCCCCAGTTACAGGAAATGGCATCTATCTCTTCCCATCATGGCAACACTCTATCGCCTGGCTGGTCAACTTTTGTCAGACTTGATTGACCGGAATTATTTCTATTTGTTTGACATGGAGTCTTTCTTTACTGCCAAAGCACTTAACATGTGTATCCCAG GAGGTCCAAAATTTGAGCCACTCTACCGTGATATGGAGAAAGGGGATGAGGACTGGAATGAGTTTAATGATATCAACAAACTCATCATCCGTCAACCACTTCGGACTGAATACAGAATTGCGTTCCCACACTTGTACAATAACAGGCCAAGGAAAGTGAGACTTTGCATATATCATACTCCTATGATAATGTATATCAAGACAGAGGATCCAGATTTACCTGCATTTTACTATGATCCTCTGATAAATCCAATCACTTCAACCAGCAAGATTGATCGCTGTGAGAAGAAAGCAAGTGAAGAGGAAGATGAAGACGACTTTAGTCTTCCCGATGGAGTGGACCCTCTTTTGAAAGAAACTCCACTCTACACTGATACGACAGCTGCCGGCATTTCATTACTCTTTGCCCCAAAGCCTTTTAACATGAGATCTGGTAGAACACGCCGTGCTGAGGACATTCCTCTTGTATCTGAGTGGTTCAAAGAGCACTG CCCACCAGCATATCCAGTTAAAGTCCGGGTGAGCTACCAGAAGCTGCTGAAGTGCTATGTGCTCAATGAGCTACACCATAGGCCGCCTAAAGCACAGAAGAAGAAACATCTGTTCCGTTCTCTGCAAGCAACAAAGTTCTTTCAAACTACAGAGCTTGACTGGGCAGAAGCTGGGTTGCAAGTTTGCAAGCAGGGCTACAACATGCTAAACTTGTTGATTCACAGGAAGAATCTTAACTATCTTCATTTAGACTACAATTTCAACTTGAAGCCTGTGAAGACTCTCACAACAAAGGAGAGAAAGAAATCTCGTTTTGGAAATGCATTCCACTTGTGCCGTGAGATTTTGCGACTTACTAAGCTAGTTGTTGATGCAAACATCCAATTTCGCTTGGGAAATGTTGATGCCTTTCAGTTGGCCGATGGTTTGCAATACATATTCTCCCATGTTGGTCAGTTGACTGGTATGTACAGATACAAGTATCGTCTGATGCGGCAAATTAGGATGTGCAAAGATCTGAAACACTTGATATATTATCGTTTTAACACTGGTCCTGTTGGAAAAGGACCTGGCTGTGGATTTTGGGCTCCAATGTGGAGAGTGTGGCTGTTTTTCCTTCGTGGTATTGTACCGTTGCTTGAAAGGTGGTTAGGTAATTTGCTGGCCAGGCAGTTTGAAGGTCGCCATTCAAAAGGAGTTGCTAAAACAGTAACCAAGCAACGTGTTGAGTCACACTTCGACCTGGAGCTTCGAGCTGCAGTTATGCATGATGTCCTTGATGCTATGCCAGAGGGCATCAAGCAAAACAAGGCCCGGACTATACTACAGCATCTTAGTGAGGCATGGCGCTGCTGGAAGGCAAACATCCCCTGGAAGGTCCCTGGCCTGCCGGTTCCTATTGAAAATATGATACTTCGTTATGTGAAGTCCAAGGCTGATTGGTGGACAAATGTCGCTCACTACAACCGTGAGCGTATCCGGCGTGGTGCTACAGTTGACAAGACTGTCTGCCGCAAAAATCTTGGAAGGTTAACACGTCTGTGGCTGAAGGCAGAACAAGAGAGGCAGCACAATTACTTGAAAGATGGGCCATATGTGACACCTGAAGAGGCAGTTGCTATTTATACAACCACAGTTCATTGGCTCGAATCAAGAAAGTTCTCACCGATCCCTTTTCCTCCACTCTCATACAAGCATGATACCAAACTTCTTATACTGGCACTGGAAAGACTAAAAGAGTCTTATAGTGTGGCTGTAAGGTTAAATCAACTGCAAAGAGAGGAACTGGGTTTAATTGAACAAGCATATGATAATCCGCATGAAGCTTTGTCTAGGATAAAACGGCATCTTCTTACTCAGCGTGCTTTTAAGGAAGTTGGCATTGAGTTTATGGATCTGTATAGCTACTTGATCCCGGTATATGAAATTGAGCCTCTTGAGAAAATTACTGATGCATACCTTGACCAATACTTGTGGTATGAGGGGGACAAGCGCCACCTCTTCCCAAACTGGGTAAAGCCTGCTGATTCAGAGCCACCTCCTCTACTTGTTTACAAATGGTGCCAAGGTATAAACAATTTGCAGGACATATGGGACACGAGCGATGGGCAGTGTGTTGTGATGCTGCAGACAAAATTTGAGAAGTTCTTTGAAAAAATTGATCTGACTCTGTTGAACAGGCTTCTACGGTTGGTCCTGGACCATAACATTGCTGACTATGTCACTGCAAAGAACAATGTTGTGTTGTCTTATAAGGATATGAGTCACACAAATTCTTATGGTCTTATTCGAGGTCTTCAGTTTGCATCCTTTGTTGTGCAATACTACGGGTTGGTGCTGGATCTCCTGCTTCTTGGTTTAACTCGAGCTAGTGAGATTGCAGGGCCACCACAAATGCCAAATGAGTTCCTTACATATACTGACACAAAAGTTGAGACAAGGCATCCCATCAGGCTCTATTCTCGATATATTGACAAGGTGCATATAATGTTCCGATTCACTCATGAAGAGGCAAGGGATTTAATTCAACGTTACTTGACAGAGCATCCTGATCCTAACAATGAGAACATGGTCGGTTACAATAACAAGAAATGTTGGCCTAGGGATGCAAGAATGAGGCTCATGAAGCATGATGTAAATCTTGGAAGAAGTGTATTTTGGGATATGAAGAACCGCCTTCCAAGGAGCATTACTACATTAGAATGGGAGAATGGCTTCGTTTCTGTGTACAGCAAGGATAACCCAAACCTGCTCTTTAGCATGTCTGGGTTCGAGGTCCGTATTCTGCCAAAGATACGTATGACTCAGGAGGCATTCAGCAACACAAAAGATGGTGTATGGAATTTACAGAATGAGCAGACAAAGGAGAGGACAGCCATTGCATTTTTGAGGGTTGATGATGAACACATGAAAGTGTTTGAGAACCGTGTCAGGCAAATCCTTATGTCATCAGGGTCAACAACATTTACCAAGATAGTTAACAAGTGGAACACTGCTCTCATTGGCCTCATGACATATTTCCGTGAAGCCACTGTTCATACACAGGAACTATTGGATCTGCTTGTAAAATGTGAAAACAAAATCCAGACTCGTATAAAGATTGGCCTGAACTCAAAGATGCCTAGCAGGTTTCCACCAGTTATTTTTTATACACCGAAGGAAATTGGAGGTCTGGGCATGTTGTCAATGGGTCACATTTTGATACCACAGAGTGATCTCAGGTATAGCAAACAGACAGATGTTGGTGTGACGCATTTTCGAAGTGGTATGAGTCATGAAGAGGATCAGCTTATCCCTAACTTGTATCGCTACATCCAACCATGGGAGAGTGAGTTCATTGATTCACAGCGCGTGTGGGCTGAATATGCTTTGAAGAGGCAGGAAGCACAATCACAGAACAGACGCTTAACACTGGAGGATCTGGAAGATTCCTGGGATAGAGGTATACCTCGTATCAACACGCTTTTCCAAAAAGACCGCCACACTTTGGCATATGACAAAGGATGGAGGGTCAGAACAGACTTCAAGCAGTATCAAGTGCTGAAACAAAACCCATTCTGGTGGACACATCAGCGGCATGATGGAAAGCTATGGAACTTAAACAACTACAGAACTGACGTCATCCAAGCACTCGGAGGTGTGGAAGGTATCCTGGAACATACCTTATTTAAAGGAACATATTTCCCTACCTGGGAGGGTCTGTTCTGGGAGAAGGCTTCAGGTTTTGAGGAATCAATGAAGTACAAAAAACTGACAAATGCGCAGCGTTCTGGGCTTAACCAGATCCCCAATAGAAGATTTACCCTTTGGTGGTCACCAACCATTAATCGTGCAAATGTATATGTTGGTTTCCAGGTTCAGCTAGATCTGACAGGGATATTCATGCATGGTAAAATTCCGACCCTGAAAATCTCTCTGATCCAGATTTTCCGTGCACATCTTTGGCAGAAGGTCCATGAAAGTGTTGTTATGGATCTTTGCCAAGTTCTGGATCAGGAGTTGGATGCGTTGGAGATTGAGACAGTACAGAAAGAAACAATACATCCCAGGAAGAGTTACAAGATGAACAGTTCCTGTGCAGATGTCCTCCTTTTTGCTGCACACAGGTGGCAGATGTCTAAACCAAGCTTAGTTTCTGAGTCAAAGGATGTCTTCGATCAGAAAGCAAGTAACAAGTATTGGATTGATGTGCAATTACGATGGGGAGACTACGACTCACATGACATAGAACGTTACACAAGGGCTAAATTTATGGATTATACAACAGATAATATGTCCATCTACCCTTCTCCGACTG GGGTGATGATTGGACTTGATCTAGCATATAATCTGCACTCTGCTTTCGGTAACTGGTTCCCTGGGTCAAAGCCTCTCCTCCAGCAAGCAATGAACAAGATCATGAAG TCAAATCCTGCCCTGTACGTGCTGAGGGAGCGAATAAGGAAGGGTCTCCAGTTGTATTCATCTGAACCCACTGAGCCATATCTGTCTTCACAGAACTATGGAGAGATATTCAGCAACCAAATCATATGGTTTGTGGATGACACAAATGTCTATCGTGTTACCATTCACAAAACCTTCGAGGGTAACCTGACCACCAAACCAATAAATGGtgcaatctttattttcaatCCAAGGACTGGTCAACTATTTCTGAAG GTCATCCACACAAGTGTATGGGCAGGACAAAAGCGTCTAGGGCAGCTGGCTAAGTGGAAAACAGCTGAGGAGGTTGCTGCCTTAGTTCGATCTCTTCCTGTGGAAGAGCAGCCAAAGCAAATTATTGTGACAAGGAAGGGTATGTTGGATCCGTTGGAAGTCCATCTGCTTGACTTCCCTAACATTGTTATTAAGGGTAGTGAGTTGCAGCTGCCATTCCAAGCTTGCTTGAAGATTGAGAAATTCGGTGATCTTATTCTCAAGGCTACAGAACCTCAGATGGTTCTTTATAACATATACGATGATTGGCTGAAAAGTATCTCATCCTACACTGCATTCTCTCGTCTTGTGCTTATATTGCGAGCACTACATGTCAATAACGAGAAGGCTAAGATGTTACTGAAGCCTGACAAGACAATTGTTACGGAACCACATCATATCTGGCCAAGTTTGACTGATGAGCAGTGGCTCAAGGTCGAATGTGCGCTCAGGGATCTCATTCTTTCTGATTATGCAAAGAAAAACAACGTTAATACTTCTGCACTTACACAATCTGAGATTCGTGATATAATACTTGGTGCTGAAATAGCCCCACCATCACAGCAGAGGCAACAGATAGCTGAGATTGAGAAACAG TCCCGAGAGACACCTCAGTTAAATGCAGTTACAACAAGGACAACCAATGTGCATGGCGATGAACTCATTATCACGACAACCAGTCCATACGAGCAAGCAGCATTTGCATCGAAAACAGACTGGCGTGTCAGGGCCATCTCTGCTACAAACTTATATCTCCGTGTCAACCACATTTATGTTAACTCAGATGATATAAAG GAGACTGGCTATACTTACATCATGCCCAAGAATATATTGAAGAAGTTCATATGCATATCAGATCTACGGACACAGGTTGCAGGTTTCCTGTATGGACTGAGTCCACAGGATAATCCCCAAGTCAAGGAGATTAGATGCATATCCATTCCCCCACAGCATGGAACTCACCAGATGGTGACTCTCCCAGCGAATCTACCAGAGCATGAGTTCCTCGCGGACTTGGAGCCATTGGGATGGATGCATacccagccgaatgaagctcctCAGCTATCGCCTCAG GACTTGACATCGCATGCTAAGATTTTGGAGAACAACAAGCAGTGGGATGGTGAGAAGTGCATCATTTTGACATGCAGCTTCACCCCAGGATCGTGCTCACTGACCGCATACAAATTGACACCAAGCGGTTATGAGTGGGGCCGTAGCAACAAGGACAATGGGAGCAACCCACATGGTTATCTCCCAACTCACTACGAGAAGGTCCAGATGCTTCTCAGTGACCGCTTCCTCGGGTTCTACATG GTTCCGGACAACGCGCCCTGGAACTACAACTTCATGGGAGTCAAGCACGACCCATTGATGAAGTACAGCATGAAGCTGGGGACGCCCCGAGACTTCTACCACGAGGACCACAGGCCGACACACTTCCTGGAGTTCAGCAACATCGAGGAGGGTGAGGTTGCTGAGGGGGACAGGGAGGACACCTTCTCGTAG